In a genomic window of Saccharothrix sp. HUAS TT1:
- a CDS encoding acyl-CoA dehydrogenase family protein — MTATDVQTGTTGVGTDPVSAETPAAEILARAKAVAPLLRQRSAEIESARRLPADLVELLRGTGVFRMGFGRNWGGPELNSVEQTEVIEALSYGDAAAGWCAMIGSDSGLYAQFLDEAVAKEMFTSLDMVTAGLLFPTGRAELVPGGYRLTGRWQFGSGVTHADWVISGAFIYRDGEPEPGADGDPHDSKLFIVPRADVEVIDTWHTTGLAGSGSCDYSITEVFVPEDRTVTFDTVRNGEGPLAQPEVHMRNMPGVPLGVARAALDHVREIASTKVGPGGAMADDYRTQVTIAECEADFAATRHAVYGALRRQHEVLSAGGALDDLTADERAALPLSRRHAFRTARSIVSRLYDLLQTSSIYQRSPMDRWLRDTNTMCQHVVAQDRILQSAGAYLLGSKPSFALSLGVIGGGKKS; from the coding sequence ATGACAGCCACAGATGTTCAGACCGGCACGACCGGGGTGGGCACCGACCCGGTGTCCGCGGAGACGCCCGCGGCGGAGATCCTGGCCCGTGCCAAGGCCGTCGCGCCGCTGCTGCGCCAGCGCTCGGCCGAGATCGAGAGCGCGCGCCGCCTGCCCGCCGACCTGGTCGAGCTGCTGCGCGGGACCGGTGTGTTCCGGATGGGCTTCGGCCGCAACTGGGGCGGTCCCGAGCTGAACTCGGTGGAGCAGACCGAGGTGATCGAGGCGCTGTCCTACGGCGACGCCGCGGCCGGCTGGTGCGCGATGATCGGCTCGGACTCCGGGCTGTACGCGCAGTTCCTGGACGAGGCCGTGGCCAAGGAGATGTTCACCAGCCTGGACATGGTCACCGCGGGCCTGCTGTTCCCGACCGGGCGGGCCGAGCTGGTCCCCGGCGGGTACCGGCTCACCGGCCGCTGGCAGTTCGGCAGCGGCGTCACGCACGCCGACTGGGTGATCTCCGGCGCGTTCATCTACCGCGACGGCGAGCCGGAGCCGGGCGCGGACGGCGACCCGCACGACTCCAAGCTGTTCATCGTGCCGCGCGCCGACGTCGAGGTGATCGACACCTGGCACACCACCGGCCTGGCCGGCAGCGGCAGCTGCGACTACTCGATCACCGAGGTCTTCGTGCCCGAGGACCGCACCGTCACCTTCGACACCGTGCGCAACGGCGAGGGCCCGCTGGCCCAGCCCGAGGTGCACATGCGCAACATGCCCGGCGTGCCGCTCGGCGTGGCGCGCGCCGCGCTCGACCACGTGCGGGAGATCGCCTCGACCAAGGTGGGCCCGGGCGGCGCGATGGCGGACGACTACCGCACCCAGGTCACCATCGCCGAGTGCGAGGCCGACTTCGCGGCCACCAGGCACGCGGTGTACGGCGCCCTGCGGCGGCAGCACGAGGTGCTGTCGGCGGGCGGCGCCCTGGACGACCTGACGGCGGACGAGCGGGCCGCGCTCCCGTTGTCCCGCAGGCACGCCTTCCGCACCGCGCGCTCGATCGTGTCGCGGTTGTACGACCTGCTCCAGACCTCGTCGATCTACCAGCGGTCGCCCATGGACCGGTGGTTGCGCGACACGAACACGATGTGCCAGCACGTCGTGGCCCAGGACCGCATCCTGCAGTCCGCGGGTGCGTACCTGTTGGGCAGCAAGCCCTCCTTCGCGCTGTCGCTCGGCGTCATCGGCGGCGGCAAGAAGAGCTGA